GACGAAGCTCAAAAAATAAACGGAAAAGATCCCGATTTCCATCGTCGTGATCTTTGGGAAGCGATTGATAAAGGCCAATTCCCGGAGTGGGACTTCTTCGCGCAAATTTTCGAAGACGACGGAACCGATTCATATAAAGGGGTCGACCTGCTCGATCCTACAAAAATGATTCCGGAAGAAGCGGCGCCACTTATCCATATGGGCACATTTGTGCTGAATCGCAATCCCGACAATTTCTTTGCCGAAACCGAGCAAGTGGCTTTCCATCCAGGTCATGTTGTCCCAGGAATTGATTTTTCAAACGATCCGCTTCTTCAAGGCCGCTTGTTCTCATACACCGACACGCAGTTGTCTCGCTTGGGCGGACCTAACTTCCACGAGATCCCGATCAATCGCCCCAAATGCCCAATGCACAATAACCAGCGCGATGGCATCGGTAGACAAGACATCGTTAAGGGCCGCGTGAATTACGAGCCGAACTCCTTCCAAAAGGGCTGCCCGATGAGCAGCCCCGAGGGATTTAAAACTTATGCCCAAAAATTAACTGGAACTAAAGTAAGAGTTCGCCCCGATAGTTTTTCGGATCATTTTTCGCAGGCCACGATGTTTTTTAACAGCCAAACGGAAACCGAAAAAAACCATATCATCGAAGCCTTTAGCTTTGAGCTCTCTAAAGTCGAAACTGTAAGTATTCGCGAACAAGCCGTGAGCAATCTCCAGTATGTGGATCAGGGTATGGCCCAGAAGATCGCAGAAAACTTGGGGATGGATTTTGCCAAAGTTTCTAAATTAGGTTTACCAAAAAACACAACGTCTCCCGCTTCTAAAATAAATGTAAAACCTATTTTAAAGAGCGCGGATTCTTTAAGTGCCCTTAAATCCTTTGCCGAGCCTGTACTCGAAGGCCGAAAAGTTTGCCTCCTCGCTTTGGAT
Above is a genomic segment from Bdellovibrionales bacterium containing:
- a CDS encoding catalase codes for the protein DEAQKINGKDPDFHRRDLWEAIDKGQFPEWDFFAQIFEDDGTDSYKGVDLLDPTKMIPEEAAPLIHMGTFVLNRNPDNFFAETEQVAFHPGHVVPGIDFSNDPLLQGRLFSYTDTQLSRLGGPNFHEIPINRPKCPMHNNQRDGIGRQDIVKGRVNYEPNSFQKGCPMSSPEGFKTYAQKLTGTKVRVRPDSFSDHFSQATMFFNSQTETEKNHIIEAFSFELSKVETVSIREQAVSNLQYVDQGMAQKIAENLGMDFAKVSKLGLPKNTTSPASKINVKPILKSADSLSALKSFAEPVLEGRKVCLLALDDADKSAVLKAKAELEKEKITVKVVTFTPKKRKELNADELIQMATSVEFDGIITFGKKAPEDKKQKMLGNGFIMEAFQHLKTLSFESNATVKALEADDKVKGDGVQFTKATKAFLEDLSQHKHWTRE